A genomic window from Cydia strobilella chromosome 26, ilCydStro3.1, whole genome shotgun sequence includes:
- the LOC134753286 gene encoding uncharacterized protein LOC134753286: MNVQVQEVHVLNPVRPDHTILQNALVQLQTPQEQQQMQQPMTATISVEVQSLSSGKSKVKTKTEKKEKKKEAIDGQAREIIFKVIKFFETEKQNRGYSFPVENVVKRACAATGLSESTIKRIKRDGLRAEATQTRIPGPKKKRVRKTKVQLDYFQLCALRGIVNSYSVRKEVPTLSKILAAAKHELNYRGGKESLRLILLNKLGIKFKKCEKKNKKPPELPQQAPQPQPQQQQQQQQQQQMPQVQHMMAPPLMPPMKPLETQCVYANMMQQVPPVSY, encoded by the coding sequence ATGAACGTTCAAGTCCAAGAAGTGCATGTTTTGAACCCAGTTCGTCCCGACCATACAATCCTACAAAATGCCCTGGTTCAGTTACAAACACCTCAGGAGCAGCAACAAATGCAGCAGCCGATGACAGCTACGATAAGCGTAGAAGTACAATCGCTGTCCAGCGGAAAGTCAAAGGTTAAAACCAAAACGGAGAAAAAAGAGAAGAAAAAAGAGGCGATTGACGGGCAAGCCCGAGAGATAATTTTCAAGGTTATAAAATTTTTTGAAACCGAAAAACAAAATAGAGGCTACTCGTTTCCGGTCGAAAATGTCGTGAAACGAGCTTGCGCGGCCACAGGCTTGTCAGAAAGTACTATAAAGCGTATTAAAAGGGACGGGTTGAGAGCCGAAGCTACGCAAACGCGAATTCCGGGCCCGAAGAAAAAACGAGTCAGAAAAACCAAAGTGCAGCTCGACTACTTCCAACTGTGCGCGCTCCGCGGCATAGTTAACAGCTACTCTGTGAGGAAAGAAGTCCCGACGCTTAGTAAAATCCTAGCAGCAGCCAAACACGAGCTGAACTACAGAGGGGGTAAGGAGAGTCTAAGGTTAATATTGTTGAATAAGCTCGGTATTAAGTTTAAGAAGTGTGAGAAGAAGAATAAGAAGCCTCCGGAGTTGCCGCAGCAGGCTCCGCAGCCACAACCgcagcaacaacaacagcagCAACAGCAACAACAGATGCCTCAGGTCCAGCACATGATGGCTCCCCCACTCATGCCTCCGATGAAGCCTTTAGAGACGCAGTGTGTCTATGCCAACATGATGCAGCAGGTGCCTCCAGTCTCATACTAG